A single genomic interval of Asterias amurensis chromosome 1, ASM3211899v1 harbors:
- the LOC139937001 gene encoding muscarinic acetylcholine receptor M1-like — MTAYDEIASWTTSAAGGTVSSENFTAELTGNNTGADPRPPFGTHPLWAAILIIIVAGCLSVFTVSANLMVWISFFMDKQLQVINNYFLLSLAVADVILGAISIPLYTVYLLQGEWRLGPVVCDIWLSIDYAASNASVMNLCIICFDRYLSITRPLTYRANRTPRKVKFMISAAWGVSLVIWVPLIIGWQFFVGQRNIGEGYCAIQFLTDEIILNIITIVIAFYVPVSLMCVLYYRIWRETEKRARELGNLQAGGRDTNTSKHLLSSDEGNEHPEKSHRCAALKARLLCCVISDIYDDELEESSDIASTMPATTTNSHHHVPSGKSRSNHNHVHSASSKPSSPSLSPETRPKRAGRVTPESPVSDADKSFAASLYTILIKLPGENGVTPGSDQPKITLIEGEPINDTCAALLQDQDGTHLVTPHKQQHVCHRERAGSTTSIQSGKNKPLTISTISMVNKMAARAKTNVVKRKKSALIREKKAARTLCAILSVFIITWTPYSILVLATYGQNLEEQPVLQKMFDIAYWLCYLNSTANPICYALCNANFRRSFIRILHCQWKPKRPNAHRTVHQTNSSTRR; from the coding sequence ATGACTGCTTACGACGAGATCGCATCATGGACAACATCAGCTGCAGGAGGTACCGTATCTTCAGAGAATTTCACGGCGGAACTCACGGGTAACAACACGGGTGCTGATCCACGCCCCCCGTTCGGGACCCATCCGCTATGGGCGGCAATACTCATCATCATAGTCGCGGGCTGTTTGAGTGTGTTCACCGTCAGCGCAAATCTGATGGTGTGGATTTCATTTTTTATGGATAAACAACTTCAGGTCATCAACAATTACTTTCTGTTGAGTTTAGCGGTAGCTGATGTGATCCTTGGAGCTATATCGATACCACTATACACTGTGTACCTACTCCAGGGCGAGTGGAGATTGGGACCAGTCGTCTGTGATATATGGCTCTCTATTGACTACGCTGCATCCAATGCCTCTGTTATGAACCTAtgcattatttgttttgatagaTACTTATCCATAACCCGTCCACTGACATATCGGGCAAACCGGACACCGAGGAAAGTCAAGTTTATGATCTCCGCCGCCTGGGGCGTCTCGCTTGTGATATGGGTGCCGCTCATCATCGGCTGGCAATTCTTCGTCGGCCAGAGAAACATAGGAGAAGGCTATTGCGCAATCCAGTTCCTCACCGATGAGATCATTCTTAACATCATTACCATCGTCATAGCGTTCTACGTCCCGGTGTCTCTCATGTGCGTGCTGTATTATCGAATTTGGCGCGAAACTGAAAAGCGCGCCCGGGAACTAGGAAATTTACAGGCAGGTGGGAGGGACACGAACACGTCCAAGCACCTGCTGTCATCAGACGAAGGAAATGAACACCCTGAGAAGAGCCACCGGTGTGCCGCGTTAAAGGCGCGCTTACTGTGTTGTGTGATATCGGATATATACGACGACGAACTTGAGGAGAGCAGTGATATAGCCTCGACCATGCCGGCGACCACAACCAACAGCCACCACCACGTCCCATCGGGTAAGTCTCGCTCCAATCACAACCATGTTCACAGTGCCTCCTCCAAGCCTTCCTCCCCTAGTCTTTCCCCGGAGACACGGCCCAAACGGGCCGGCCGCGTCACACCGGAGAGTCCCGTGAGCGACGCGGACAAAAGCTTCGCTGCCTCGTTGTATACGATTCTCATCAAACTGCCCGGCGAGAACGGCGTTACCCCCGGCAGTGATCAGCCGAAAATTACGCTGATCGAGGGTGAGCCGATAAATGACACGTGTGCAGCGTTGTTGCAGGACCAGGACGGCACCCATCTCGTTACCccacacaaacaacaacatgtGTGCCACCGCGAGCGAGCAGGCTCAACGACAAGTATCCAAAGCGGAAAGAATAAACCTCTAACAATCAGTACGATATCCATGgtcaacaagatggccgctcgaGCCAAGACCAATGTTGTCAAGAGGAAAAAATCGGCTCTGATACGAGAGAAAAAGGCGGCGAGGACTCTGTGCGCCATATTATCAGTATTCATAATCACGTGGACCCCGTACAGTATTCTGGTGCTGGCCACGTATGGACAGAACCTTGAAGAGCAGCCCGTGTTGCAGAAAATGTTTGATATCGCCTACTGGCTGTGCTATTTAAACAGTACGGCCAATCCCATCTGCTACGCCCTGTGCAATGCTAACTTCCGCAGATCGTTCATACGCATACTGCACTGTCAATGGAAGCCAAAGAGACCAAATGCCCACAGAACAGTTCACCAAACAAACTCCTCAACCAGACGTTAA